A stretch of Colletotrichum lupini chromosome 2, complete sequence DNA encodes these proteins:
- a CDS encoding fungal specific transcription factor domain-containing protein, translated as MSSSLQQLQSQQLRAVSLEYSQQHPHAHALDSPGAHSHITTSSASHQPFSSGTPNDGMRSNSANHSVVDASHFADDFSFPPNPLDDQSAMMFLGEPDHAADMFPTSHRPSVSSIGGRQNSITVMPVGFAQAMNQRRHSIITSEDGSQDSGHAEHNPLEDAGADEFGLPTQIAGNGSDLGGKSKDDKTDQTPAWSELKTKAGKERKRLPLACIACRRKKIRCSGEKPACKHCLRSRIPCVYKVTTRKAAPRTDYMAMLDKRLKRMEERIIKIVPKNEQDSNAASLTRAVVKPAIPGSLPAAKANSKKRVADEAFGQDLDHWAKAPAKTRIETPNKNLSLQAQEAEENKLFLEGLDALPSKEIQEHLAEVFFENIYGQAYHLLHKPSYMRKLRAGTLPPVLVLSVCAIAARFSSHPKLNNSSPNFLRGEEWASHARDICTRRYEWPNITILTCLLILGLHEFGTCHGGRSWALGGQAIRMAFALQLHKDLDHDPLNRSGASQLSFIDREIRRRTMWACFLMDRFNSSGTERPTFVREETIEIPLPIKEKYFQLDMPAPTETLKGKVPHPVSAEDGQMADAKENMGVAAHMIKTISLWGRVINYLNQGGKELDPHPIWSPESEYTKLLQQSEDLLDNLPEFLRYSPENVALHDTEKMANQFLFLHIAMQQNVLFLNRVAVSTPNSPAAQGVPREFVAKAGDKTFAAANRISEVLKDAESHMVTAPFVGYCAFSSGTIHILGIFSGNPAVEAASKRNLATNVKFLSKMKRYWGMFHYMSENLREQYRTYADAARQGNSAKETSTASPIFQYGDWFDRYPHGVSQSDFSDPASTKKKEKGDDAVLEQKPELHTVEEYFTSLSPPRSTEGNSSRPNPLKRKSFVGKKLGTPGMRADGSQLEPLSTENVAATAQEQLSARMRQQRGMQQGSLGGQTSGPTSFNPLTVPHSQGSNYHALSPISPIAVSQYGHHHPGTPSFFSPDLLNMSMNQQNGILQPLDRQLVFGGYSMEQGNMSHFDGIDWDGMPSSAHSAPRAHRDGARSRPSRGGPNGMGGPGHGHGEGMGFGGQEASTAWFMPFNMEPPEIGQDMGMNIDGFGNMFGSGLHHGAR; from the exons ATGTCATCTAGCCTGCAGCAGCTCCAAAGCCAACAACTCAGAGCTGTCAGTCTCGAATATTCGCAGCAGCACCCTCATGCCCACGCTCTCGACTCGCCCGGCGCTCATTCTCATATAACCACTTCCTCAGCCTCCCACCAACCCTTCTCCTCTGGAACCCCAAATGACGGTATGCGGTCCAACAGCGCGAACCACAGCGTCGTCGATGCCTCCCATTTTGCCGACGACTTTTCTTTCCCACCGAACCCGCTGGACGACCAAAGCGCAATGATGTTCCTCGGCGAACCAGATCACGCTGCCGACATGTTCCCGACCTCGCATCGCCCCTCCGTCTCCTCCATCGGTGGCCGCCAAAACTCAATAACAGTCATGCCTGTCGGTTTTGCGCAGGCCATGAACCAGCGCCGCCATAGCATCATTACCTCGGAAGATGGCAGCCAGGACAGCGGCCACGCCGAGCACAATCCACTCGAGGATGCCGGTGCCGATGAGTTTGGCCTACCTACGCAAATCGCCGGCAACGGGTCCGACCTGGGCGGCAAATCCAAGGACGACAAGACAGACCAGACGCCCGCATGGAGCGAGTTGAAGACCAAGGCCGGCAAAGAACGAAAGCGACTTCCTCTAGCGTGCATCGCATGCCGACGTAAAAAGATTCGATGCTCGGGAGAAAAGCCGGCGTGCAAGCATTGCCTTCGATCACGGATTCCCTGTGTGTACAAGGTGACAACCAGGAAAGCCGCGCCCAGGACCGACTACATGGCCATGTTGGACAAGCGACTGAAGCGCATGGAGGAGCGCATCATCAAAATTGTGCCGAAAAACGAACAAGACTCCAATGCGGCCTCGCTGACCCGAGCCGTGGTTAAACCGGCAATTCCGGGATCACTCCCCGCAGCTAAAGCCAACTCTAAGAAGCGAGTTGCCGACGAAGCATTTGGTCAGGATCTCGACCACTGGGCAAAAGCGCCGGCCAAGACAAGAATTGAAACGCCAAACAAGAACTTGTCGTTGCAAGCGCAGGAAGCGGAGGAGAACAAGCTCTTCCTGGAGGGGCTCGATGCACTTCCGTCCAAGGAAATCCAGGAACATTTAGCCGAGGTATTTTTCGAGAACATTTACGGCCAAGCATACCACCTGCTCCACAAGCCCAGCTACATGAGAAAACTCAG AGCTGGCACGCTTCCGCCAGTACTCGTACTGTCCGTTTGCGCGATAGCCGCCCGCTTTTCCAGCCACCCGAAACTCAACAACTCATCACCAAACTTTCTCCGTGGCGAGGAGTGGGCGTCGCATGCCCGGGACATCTGCACCAGGCGATATGAGTGGCCCAACATCACGATCCTGACGTGTCTACTTATCCTCGGCCTTCACGAGTTTGGGACGTGCCATGGCGGTAGGAGCTGGGCTTTAGGAGGCCAAGCAATCCGCATGGCCTTTGCTCTACAACTTCACAAAGACTTGGACCACGATCCCCTGAATCGCAGCGGAGCATCGCAGCTGAGTTTCATCGACCGCGAGATCCGGCGCCGGACAATGTGGGCATGCTTTCTCATGGACCGGTTCAACTCCTCCGGTACCGAACGACCTACCTTTGTGAGGGAAGAGACGATTGAAATTCCGCTACCGATCAAAGAAAAATACTTCCAGCTCGATATGCCAGCCCCGACGGAAACCCTCAAGGGCAAGGTCCCTCATCCCGTGTCTGCTGAGGATGGTCAAATGGCCGATGCGAAAGAGAACATGGGCGTTGCCGCTCACATGATCAAGACCATCTCTCTCTGGGGTAGAGTCATCAACTATCTGAACCAAGGAGGAAAGGAGCTCGACCCCCATCCCATCTGGAGCCCCGAATCCGAGTACACCAAGTTGTTGCAGCAGTCCGAAGACCTGCTCGACAACCTCCCAGAATTTCTTCGTTACTCACCCGAGAACGTCGCGCTCCACGATACGGAAAAGATGGCGAACCAATTCTTGTTCCTCCACATCGCGATGCAGCAAAACGTTCTCTTCCTCAACCGAGTTGCCGTTTCAACGCCAAACAGCCCCGCTGCTCAAGGCGTTCCTCGGGAGTTTGTCGCCAAGGCAGGCGACAAGACGTTTGCAGCCGCCAACAGGATTTCCGAGGTTCTCAAAGACGCCGAGTCTCACATGGTGACTGCCCCCTTTGTCGGCTATTGCGCCTTTTCGTCTGGGACGATCCACATACTCGGCATCTTCTCTGGCAATCCTGCTGTCGAGGCAGCGTCGAAACGAAACCTGGCGACCAATGTCAAGTTTCTTTCAAAGATGAAGAGGTATTGGGGCATGTTCCACTACATGTCTGAGAACCTCCGTGAGCAATACAGGACATACGCCGATGCCGCCAGACAGGGCAATTCGGCAAAGGAGACGTCAACGGCTTCCCCCATCTTCCAGTACGGCGACTGGTTCGACCGATATCCCCACGGCGTTTCACAATCCGACTTTTCCGACCCAGCATCtacgaagaagaaggagaagggcgACGACGCCGTGTTGGAGCAGAAGCCAGAATTACACACCGTGGAGGAATACTTTACGAGTTTGTCGCCACCTCGCAGCACAGAAGGCAATTCGTCAAGGCCAAACCCGCTCAAGCGCAAGTCTTTCGTCGGGAAGAAACTCGGCACTCCGGGCATGCGAGCAGATGGAAGCCAACTGGAACCACTCTCCACCGAGAACGTTGCTGCCACGGCGCAAGAGCAACTGAGTGCCCGCATGCGACAACAGAGAGGCATGCAGCAAGGCTCGCTCGGCGGCCAGACAAGCGGACCGACCAGCTTCAATCCCCTGACCGTGCCGCATTCGCAAGGCTCCAACTACCACGCCCTATCTCCCATCAGTCCCATCGCCGTCAGCCAGTACGGGCACCACCACCCGGGCACACCGTCATTCTTCTCTCCCGACTTGCTCAACATGTCGATGAATCAACAGAACGGCATCTTGCAGCCCCTGGACCGGCAGCTCGTGTTTGGCGGGTACTCCATGGAACAGGGCAACATGAGCCACTTTGACGGCATCGACTGGGACGGCATGCCGAGTAGCGCCCACAGCGCACCGAGAGCGCACAGAGACGGGGCCCGCTCGCGTCCCTCGCGCGGCGGTCCCAATGGCATGGGCGGGCCCGGCCACGGACACGGGGAGGGTATGGGGTTCGGAGGCCAGGAGGCGTCGACGGCGTGGTTCATGCCGTTCAACATGGAGCCGCCGGAGATCGGGCAGGACATGGGTATGAATATTGACGGGTTCGGCAACATGTTTGGCAGCGGGTTGCATCACGGAGCGCGATGA
- a CDS encoding KRI1-like family protein, which translates to MAPETKKDKAPKKVNLLDDSDSDSEDGGADIAAPTLKVNEEYAKRFEHNKKREEMHRLEEKFKKPGKGKQAGDDSDSDGDSSSSDETEDEEGFLATEDLDAQISATLSAIKNKDPRVLDKNFSFFPEAAAGAAGAAGAAGEATLSKTKKEKPMFLKDYHREKILAGGVGASDDEDDDAPAPPQTYNQEQDALKKSIISEINKAADGGPEDDDEGEDFVKRKPGQKVAKVADGPAVDGVHPARAAQVNKKTKKQITEDDIKNADRDPELFLSNFMAARAWTEGGEHNWKAFDSDEGEGDEGELYDKFEEAYNLRFEDPAKSNAALKTYSREIVSARSVRKEAATSRRKQRDAERERKEAEKAERREEKARLRRLKLEEAEEKLKKIKHAAGLRGEELKDDEWLRFLNDAWDDDRWEGEMKRRFGEAYYAEVEGGAESDDDEDAAEDGKTKKKKSKPRKPKWDDDIDINDIIPDFKDDAENPQITLSDDEGAAAAASDDDAASDSDSRPSKKRKTTKDVKKDRLSAKKAAKLQRAKLEALVDAKMDLDVDVPGASSSHKSATEAAAANEVPAFRYRETSPQAFGMTARDILLAPSDAALNSFAGLKKLATFRDQDKKRKDKKRLGKKARLRQWRREHFGEEYERTGPTFGLEDAEVKEKKGRKRGAKRAAQEKREGGGEGDEDVEDGGAALDGGKKRKRSRGKKKADESVAAE; encoded by the exons ATGGCACCGGAAACCAAGAAGGACAAGGCTCCTAAGAAGGTCAACCTGTTGGACGACAGCGACTCGGACAGCGAAGATGGAGGGGCAGACATCGCGGCGCCGACGCTGAAGGTCAACGAGGAGTACGCCAAGCGCTTCGAGCACAACAAAAAGCGCGAGGAGATGCACAGAC TCGAGGAAAAGTTCAAGAAGCCCGGCAAAGGCAAGCAGGCCGGCGACGACTCCGACTCTGACGGCGACTCGTCCTCCTCAGACGAGACcgaagacgaagaaggcTTCCTCGCGACGGAGGACCTGGACGCCCAGATCTCCGCCACCCTCAGCGCGATCAAGAACAAGGACCCCCGCGTCCTCGACAAGAACTTTTCCTTCTTCCCAGAGGCTgccgccggcgccgccgGTGCCGCCGGTGCCGCCGGCGAGGCCACGCTCTCCAAGacgaagaaggagaagcccATGTTCCTCAAGGACTACCACCGCGAAAAGATCCTCGCAGGCGGCGTCGGCGCCTcggacgacgaggacgacgacgcACCCGCCCCGCCGCAGACGTACAACCAGGAGCAGGACGCCCTCAAGAAGTCCATCATCTCGGAGATCAACAAGGCGGCCGACGGCGGGcccgaagacgacgacgagggcGAGGACTTTGTCAAGCGGAAACCGGGACAAAAGGTCGCCAAGGTGGCAGACGGCCCCGCCGTCGACGGCGTGCACCCGGCCCGCGCGGCGCAGGTGAACAAGAAGACCAAGAAGCAAATCACCGAAGACGACATCAAAAACGCCGACCGCGACCCGGAGCTCTTCCTGTCAAACTTCATGGCGGCCCGCGCCTGGACCGAGGGCGGCGAACACAACTGGAAGGCCTTCGACTCGgacgagggcgagggcgacGAGGGCGAGCTCTACGACAAGTTCGAGGAGGCCTACAACCTCCGCTTCGAGGACCCGGCCAAATCGAACGCCGCGCTCAAGACGTACTCGCGCGAGATTGTCAGCGCCCGCTCCGTCCGCAAAGAGGCCGCCACGTCGCGCCGCAAGCAGCGCGACGCCGAGCGCGAGAGGAAGGAGGCCGAGAAGGCGGAGCGCAGAGAAGAAAAGGCCAGGCTGCGCAGGCTCAAGCTCGAGGAGGCCGAGGAGAAGCTCAAGAAGATCAAGCACGCCGCCGGGCTGCGGGGCGAGGAGCTCAAGGACGACGAGTGGCTGCGCTTCCTGAACGACGCGTGGGACGACGACCGGTGGGAGGGCGAGATGAAGCGCCGGTTCGGCGAGGCGTACTACGCCGAGGTCGAGGGCGGCGCCGAGtcggacgacgacgaggacgcgGCGGAAGACGGcaagacgaagaagaagaagagcaagCCCAGGAAGCCCAAGTGGGACGACGACATCGACATCAACGACATCATCCCCGACTTCAAGGACGACGCGGAAAACCCGCAAATCACGCTCTCCGACGACGaaggagcagcagcagcagcctcaGACGACGACGCAGCCTCAGACTCGGACTCCCGCCCCTCCAAAAAGCGCAAAACCACAAAAGACGTCAAAAAAGACCGCCTCTCGGCCAAGAAGGCAGCAAAGCTCCAGCGCGCCAAGCTCGAAGCCCTCGTCGACGCCAAAATGGACCTCGACGTGGACGTCCCAGGCGCATCCTCCTCCCACAAGTCCGCCACCGAAGCCGCGGCCGCCAACGAGGTCCCCGCCTTCCGCTACCGCGAGACCTCCCCGCAGGCCTTCGGCATGACGGCCCGCGACATCCTCCTCGCGCCCTCGGACGCGGCGCTCAACAGCTTCGCCGGCCTCAAGAAGCTCGCCACCTTCCGCGACCAGGACAAGAAGCGCAAGGACAAGAAGCGGCTGGGCAAGAAGGCGAGGCTCAGGCAGTGGCGGCGGGAGCACTTCGGGGAGGAGTACGAGAGGACGGGGCCGACGTTCGGGCTGGAGGACGCGGAGgtcaaggagaagaaggggcGCAAGAGGGGTGCGAAGCGCGCCGCGCAGGAGAAGCGCGAGGGCGGTGGGGAGGGAGACGAGGACGTCGAGGATGGCGGTGCCGCGCTTGACGGCGGGAAGAAGCGGAAGAGGTCTAGGGGGAAGAAGAAGGCTGACGAGAGTGTTGCCGCGGAGTGA